The following proteins are encoded in a genomic region of Rattus rattus isolate New Zealand chromosome 2, Rrattus_CSIRO_v1, whole genome shotgun sequence:
- the Hddc3 gene encoding guanosine-3',5'-bis(diphosphate) 3'-pyrophosphohydrolase MESH1 isoform X1, with the protein MGSEAAQLLEAADFAAQKHRQQRRKDPEETPYINHPIGVARILTHEAGITDIVVLQAALLHDTVEDTDTTLDEVELHFGAQVRRLVEEVTDDKTLSKLERKRQQVEQAPHSSPGAKLVKLADKLHNLRDLNRCTPKGWSEHRVQEYFEWAAQVVKGLQGTNQQLEEALKQLFEERGLTV; encoded by the exons ATGGGATCGGAGGCAGCTCAGCTGCTGGAGGCTGCTGACTTCGCCGCTCAAAAACACCGACAGCAGCGACGGAAAGATCCTGAAGAGACTCCCTACATCAATCACCCCATCG GTGTAGCCCGGATCCTAACCCATGAGGCTGGAATCACTGATATTGTGGTGTTGCAG GCGGCCTTGCTCCATGACACAGTAGAAGACACAGATACTACCCTGGATGAGGTAGAGCTGCACTTTGGAGCACAGGTTCGACGCTTGGTGGAGGAGGTAACAGATGACAAGACTCTGTCCAAACTGGAAAGAAAGCGGCAGCAGGTGGAACAGGCACCCCACAGCAGCCCAGGGGCCAAACTAGTGAAGCTGGCAGACAAGCTACACAATCTAAGGGACCTGAATCGCTGCACCCCTAAAG GATGGTCAGAACATCGAGTCCAGGAGTACTTCGAGTGGGCAGCACAGGTGGTAAAAGGGCTTCAAGGAACGAACCAGCAACTGGAAGAGGCACTAAAACAGCTGTTCGAGGAACGAGGGCTGACTGTCTGA
- the Hddc3 gene encoding guanosine-3',5'-bis(diphosphate) 3'-pyrophosphohydrolase MESH1 isoform X2 yields MPCVARILTHEAGITDIVVLQAALLHDTVEDTDTTLDEVELHFGAQVRRLVEEVTDDKTLSKLERKRQQVEQAPHSSPGAKLVKLADKLHNLRDLNRCTPKGWSEHRVQEYFEWAAQVVKGLQGTNQQLEEALKQLFEERGLTV; encoded by the exons ATGCCGT GTGTAGCCCGGATCCTAACCCATGAGGCTGGAATCACTGATATTGTGGTGTTGCAG GCGGCCTTGCTCCATGACACAGTAGAAGACACAGATACTACCCTGGATGAGGTAGAGCTGCACTTTGGAGCACAGGTTCGACGCTTGGTGGAGGAGGTAACAGATGACAAGACTCTGTCCAAACTGGAAAGAAAGCGGCAGCAGGTGGAACAGGCACCCCACAGCAGCCCAGGGGCCAAACTAGTGAAGCTGGCAGACAAGCTACACAATCTAAGGGACCTGAATCGCTGCACCCCTAAAG GATGGTCAGAACATCGAGTCCAGGAGTACTTCGAGTGGGCAGCACAGGTGGTAAAAGGGCTTCAAGGAACGAACCAGCAACTGGAAGAGGCACTAAAACAGCTGTTCGAGGAACGAGGGCTGACTGTCTGA